CCCTGCCCGGGCATGTCGACGTGCAGCAGCCCGACGTTCCCACTGTGCTCTCCTCTCTGCCCCGAGGCCGGGCCGCCGTGATCGTGCCCCTGTTGCTGAGTGCAGGGTTCCATGTTCACGTCGACCTGGTGAACGATGCGTCCGTCGACGACCGCATCGTGACCGTCGCCCGTGCTCTGGGGCCCGACGACCGTCTCGTTCGTGTGCTCGCCCGACGCCTCGGTCAGGCGGGCCTCCTCCCTGACGACGCCGTCGTGCTCGGCTGCGCCGGGTCGAGCGATTCGCGCGCCGTCGACGACTGCTTCGAGATGGCCCGCCGCCTCGGAGTGGTGCTGCATCGGCCGGTGACGGTCGGATTCATCAGCGCCTCCGCACCCGCACTGCCCTCCGCCATCGCCGAAGCGCGACGGCTGAACCCGGGCCGCAGGGTGGTCGTCAGCACCTATCTGCTCGCCCCGGGGTACTTCAACGACCTCGCCCACGCGATGGATGCCGATCTGGCCACCGACCCGCTGCTGGTGCAGGATGCCGCGGCGCCACCCGAGATCGTCTCGATCGTGCTCGATCGCTACGCCGAGTCCGCCGCCGAAACCGCTGCCAGGCAGAGACCTCACACGCGCCTCGTGGCCTCGTGAGCAGAACGTTACCGGGCGGCAATCGCCACGAAACCGCCGCCGGTGGTTGCCGATGGTCGACTGTGACCACGACCCACCCACGCTCCGCCCCATCCTCTCCTCACACTCACCCGCTCTCGAAAGGAACCCGATGCCGAATCTCTTCACCCCCTACACGCTGAAAGGCGTCACGCTGCGGAACCGCATCGCGATGTCGCCGATGACCATGTACCGCTCCACCGATGGGAAGCTCGACGACTTCCACCTGATGTACCTCGGGGCCCGCGCGGCCGGCGGCTTCGGTCTCGTGTTCCCCGAACAGATCGCCATCACCCCTGACGGGCGCACCACCACCCACTGCGCCGGTCTCTACAACGACGATCAGATCGAGGGCCACAAGCGCACCGTCGACATGATCAAATCGATGGGCGGCGTAGCCGCCATCCAACTCGGCCACACCGGCCGCAAAGGCAGCCTCGTCACCCCCTGGGAAGGCGGGCACATGCTTCCCCCGGAGCACGAAGCCGGCTGGGAGACCCGCGCGCCCTCCGCGATCGCCTACGGCGGGGACATGCCCTACGTGCCCCGCGCACTCACCGTCGAGGAGATCGCGCAGCTGATGCAGGACTATGCAGACACGGCAGCGCGGGCGGTCGAAGCCGGCTACGAGTGGATCGAGATGCACTTCGCCCACGGCTACCTCGGCAGCGAGTTCTTCTCCCCCCTCGCCAACCAGCGCACCGACCAGTACGGCGGCAGCCTCGAGAACCGCACCCGCTTCCACCTCGAAGCGCTCGACGCCGTGCGCGCGGTGCTGCCCGACCGCATCCCCCTCACCATGCGCCTCGGCATCGACGACCTGCACCCTGACGGCGTCACCGTGGACGAGTCCGTGACCGCGATCGGCTGGATGAAAGACCACGGCCTCGACCTGGCCGACCTGAGTATCGGATTCAACACCGACAACATGAGCGGCGACATCCCGATCGGCGTGCTCGGCGGCATGGTCAAGAACGCCACGCGCGTCAAAGAGGAGGTGGGCATTCCAGTCGCCACCAGCTGGAACCTCGGGCAGCCCGAGATCGCCAACCGCGTCATCGAAGAGAACCTGCTAGACCTCGTCTACCTCGGCCGCCCGGCCCTGGCGAACGCGCACTGGCCGGTCTACGCGGCCCGCGTGCTGGGCTACGCCGACCCCTTCAGCCTGGTGCCCGAGGACTGGGCCTGGTGGCTCCGCAACCTCCGCGGTGCCGATGAAGCCATCGGCTGGCCCGCCGCCACCAACGGCGCCTCCCTCACCCAGGTCGCCGGAGTCGCCGCATCGGCCCCGGTCATCGAAGAGTCGCCGGCCCCCGTGAGCATCGACTTCGCCGAGGAGCGCGAAGAAGAGCTCGAGGTCGCCTGACCTCCAGGCTGATAAACAATGAAGGCTCGAGCCCCCGGGAGGGCTCGAGCCTTCATTGTCTTACCGCAGACGGGTCCCAGTTGAGGAGCTATTGAAGCTTGCGTGTCGATCCTCGGGTCGACTAAGACTCGTAACCAGTGCCCCAGAAAGGTAAGGTTTTCGAGACACAGGACGTGACTGTGGGATGCCGTGCTGAAACGTGTTGTTTTGCAGGAGCCGTGTGTCTAGAAAACTCGTCTTGCTGCACTCGGTGTCTTGTCCCTGATTGGGAGGGTTATTGAGACGCAGGTCGGCGTTTCATTGAACGCCGGGCAGCACCGCGATGGATATGGGCTGGGTGTAGGAGACGACCGTCATGGCGTTGGGGGGACCCGTCGCGCCGGTGCGGGGGCGTCAGGGCAGCAGGATCACCTTTCCGTTCAGGGTGCGGGACTCGGCGAGGGCGAGGGCGGCGGCGGCTTCGGTGAGGGGGAAGCGGGCGGCGATGTTGGCGGCGATGGTGCCGGTGCGGAGGAGCTCGAAGACGTGACTGAGGTCCTCTTCGAGATGACGACGGAAGCGGGCGGGGCGGAACCGGTGGCCCGCCCACAGGTCGTAGAAGGTGGCCTTCTTGCCGTTGGGCAGGGCGCTCCAGAGCATGGCCTTGCCGATGGCTTTCATGAACGGGAGGAGGAGGGGGCCGTCTCCGGCGGCGTCCTTCAGGATGGCGTAGGTCACCAGGGTTCCGCCGCGGCGGAGGAGCGAGAACGAGAGGGCGGTGTTGTCGCCGCCGATGTTGTCGAAGACTGCGGCGACGCCGGCGGGGGAGTGCTGGCGCACGAGAGTGGCCAGGTTCGGGTCGGCGTAGTCGACGGGGATGACGCCGGCGCGAAGGAGCGCATCGTGGTGGCGGGGGGAGGCGGCGTCGATGACGGTGACGCCGTGGTGCTTTGCGAGTTGGAGGAGGATGCCGCCCACCCCTCCGTTTGCGCCGAAGACGAGGATGGTCTGGCCGGGCTCGACCTTCGCAGTGCGGTGAAGCATCTGCCAGGCGGTGACGCCGTTGACGACGACGGTTTCGGCGTCCTCTGGGGTGATTCCGTCGGGCACGAGGATGCTGTCGCGGGCCTCGACGACGACGTGGGTCGCCCATCCGCCGGTCTTGGTCATGGTCGCCATCCGCTTGCCGATCAGTTGCTGGTCACCGCCGGGACCGACGGCGAGAACGCGGCCGACGAGGTCGTAACCGGGGGTGAAGGGGAAGGCGGGCTGGCCGAAGTAGCGGCCACGACGCATGGACTGCTCGGCAAAGGAGATTCCGGTGGCCTCCATCTGCACGAGGAGTTGGCCAGCGGCGGCCGTCGGGGTCTGGCCGGTGGCGAGCTGAAGGCCCGACGGGTCGACCAGGCCGGGCAGCACCACCCGGGTGGTCGTGGTGGGAAGGAGTGTGTCTGAGGGGATCATGGTCATCTTCCGGATCGTCACCACATCGTGGCGAGCTGTCACGAAGTTAGTGGTCTTCACATTAGTGAAGGCCTGTTACTCTGTCAATAACACTTCGGAAGGGTGGCGGCATGAGTTCGACGGCCAGGCCCACAAGGCGCGATGAGCGGCGAGCCCAGACGGTGCAGGAGATCAAGCAGCTCGCCATGGAACAGATCAGGGTGGGCGGCCCCGACGCCGTGTCCCTGAGCGGGATCGTGCGCGAGATGTCGATGTCGCCCGCAGCGGTGTACCGGTACTTCGCGAACCGGGATGCCCTCCTGGCCGACCTCGTCGTCGATGCCTACGACGAGCTGGCCGACTACCTCACGGATCTGGGAGGCGCGCAGGGGTCGCCGGAAGGGCGGTTGGGTGCCGTACTCCGCGGCAGCCGAACGTGGGCCCTCGAGCATCCGAATGCCTATCGGTTGATCTTCCAGACCAGCATCGGCTCCGGCAAGGATTTCGCTGCGGACCGCACCATCCCCGCGGCATCCCGGAGCATGACGGTGATCATCGGCGCCCTGGCGGGAGTGGCCGGGCACGCGACATCCAAGCCCGCGACATCCGGGCCCGCAGGCAGCGGCACGCCCGTGAGCGCAGAGGTGACCGAGACCTTCCGCGTCTGGGCGGAGCGCTCGGGTCTGACCGAATTCCCCGCCGACGTTCTGATGCTCGGGTTCCTCACCTGGACGAGGGTGCACGGAATCATCAGCCTCGAACTCGGCGGCCACCTCGCGGCCACCGGCATCGGCGCCGAGGTCATCTTCGAGACCGAGGTGGCGAACATCCGCTCGCAGGCGGAGCGCCTGCCCCGGTGACGCGTGAGCCTGTTCGGTGCGTGGAGGACGGCGGAGACTGGCAGACTCACATGCTGTGACGTCGCCCCGAACATCCAGGAACCTCGCGCTGCTGGTCGCGGGCACGTTCTTCATGGAGAACCTCGACGGCACGATCGTCACGACGGCGGCGCCCGCCATCGGCAGCTCGCTCGGCGTGAGCCCTTCGGCGGTGGGCGTGACGATCACCGCGTACCTGCTCACGCTGGCGGTGCTGGTGCCGATCAGCGGCTGGATCACGCGGCGGTTCGGCGCCCGCCGGGTGTTCGTGCTCGCGATCGTGGTGTTCACGGTCGGCTCGATCCTCTGCGCGCTGAGCGCCGACCTGCTGCAGCTGACCGCTTTCCGGGTGCTGCAGGCGGCGGGCGGCGCGATGATGGTGCCGGTCGGCCGGCTCGTGGTTCTGGGGGCGACAGAGCGGAAGGATGTGCTGCGGGCCATCGCGCTGCTCACCTGGCCGGCGCTCGCGGCCCCCGTGATCGCGCCGCTGGCCGGGGGCATCATCGTCACGGTCGCGTCGTGGCACTGGATCTTCCTCATCAACGTGCCCCT
Above is a genomic segment from Subtercola boreus containing:
- a CDS encoding TetR/AcrR family transcriptional regulator, with amino-acid sequence MSSTARPTRRDERRAQTVQEIKQLAMEQIRVGGPDAVSLSGIVREMSMSPAAVYRYFANRDALLADLVVDAYDELADYLTDLGGAQGSPEGRLGAVLRGSRTWALEHPNAYRLIFQTSIGSGKDFAADRTIPAASRSMTVIIGALAGVAGHATSKPATSGPAGSGTPVSAEVTETFRVWAERSGLTEFPADVLMLGFLTWTRVHGIISLELGGHLAATGIGAEVIFETEVANIRSQAERLPR
- a CDS encoding sirohydrochlorin chelatase, encoding MSAPLAIDPPALLAISHGTSSTIGQRAVAALVDAVAIGCPVTALPGHVDVQQPDVPTVLSSLPRGRAAVIVPLLLSAGFHVHVDLVNDASVDDRIVTVARALGPDDRLVRVLARRLGQAGLLPDDAVVLGCAGSSDSRAVDDCFEMARRLGVVLHRPVTVGFISASAPALPSAIAEARRLNPGRRVVVSTYLLAPGYFNDLAHAMDADLATDPLLVQDAAAPPEIVSIVLDRYAESAAETAARQRPHTRLVAS
- a CDS encoding medium chain dehydrogenase/reductase family protein, coding for MTARHDVVTIRKMTMIPSDTLLPTTTTRVVLPGLVDPSGLQLATGQTPTAAAGQLLVQMEATGISFAEQSMRRGRYFGQPAFPFTPGYDLVGRVLAVGPGGDQQLIGKRMATMTKTGGWATHVVVEARDSILVPDGITPEDAETVVVNGVTAWQMLHRTAKVEPGQTILVFGANGGVGGILLQLAKHHGVTVIDAASPRHHDALLRAGVIPVDYADPNLATLVRQHSPAGVAAVFDNIGGDNTALSFSLLRRGGTLVTYAILKDAAGDGPLLLPFMKAIGKAMLWSALPNGKKATFYDLWAGHRFRPARFRRHLEEDLSHVFELLRTGTIAANIAARFPLTEAAAALALAESRTLNGKVILLP
- a CDS encoding NADH:flavin oxidoreductase/NADH oxidase, whose amino-acid sequence is MPNLFTPYTLKGVTLRNRIAMSPMTMYRSTDGKLDDFHLMYLGARAAGGFGLVFPEQIAITPDGRTTTHCAGLYNDDQIEGHKRTVDMIKSMGGVAAIQLGHTGRKGSLVTPWEGGHMLPPEHEAGWETRAPSAIAYGGDMPYVPRALTVEEIAQLMQDYADTAARAVEAGYEWIEMHFAHGYLGSEFFSPLANQRTDQYGGSLENRTRFHLEALDAVRAVLPDRIPLTMRLGIDDLHPDGVTVDESVTAIGWMKDHGLDLADLSIGFNTDNMSGDIPIGVLGGMVKNATRVKEEVGIPVATSWNLGQPEIANRVIEENLLDLVYLGRPALANAHWPVYAARVLGYADPFSLVPEDWAWWLRNLRGADEAIGWPAATNGASLTQVAGVAASAPVIEESPAPVSIDFAEEREEELEVA